Within the Devosia lucknowensis genome, the region CCGGCCGACCGCGCGCGACAGGTTCGCATCGCCCAACCGCCGGGCTAGGTCGCCATAGGTGAGGGTCTCACCCCATCGCACCTTGACCAGCAGGTCATAGGCACGGCGATGAAAATCAGGCGCGGCGCCGAAATCGAGGGCGACATCGTCGAAGCTCACCCTCTCGCCTTCGGCATAATCTTCGATACGATCCACGAGTGAACCGATCGCACGATCCGGCTCACCCACTGTTGCGCCATCCCACAGCAGGCGCTCCAGCATCGTCGGCTCATCGTCGCCGGGCAACAGCACGCGCGCCAGACCGCGATCGGTCCAGCCGATGCCGAAGCGCCCCAGCGCCGTTTCGAACGTCATCACCTGCATTTGGTGATCATAGGCCCGGGTTAATCATGCGGCCATAGCCCATGCGTTTCCTCCCGCTGCGATGCTGACAGGAAATGACGACCAAACGCCCCAGTCACGGTGCCAGTGAATGGGAGCAAACAGTGGCCAGAATTCTCGGATACATCGCCGCCAGCCTCGACGGCTTCATCGTTGATGACAAGGGCAGCCTCGACTGGCTGTTCAAGTATGACGACATGGACCTGGGCGAACACGACTATCGGGTGTTCATCAAACGCATCCGCACGGTCGTCATGGGCCGGGCGACCTATGACTGGATCGCAGCCGAATCCAGCCCCTGGGCGTATGGCGAACAGCGCACCATCGTTGTCACCAGCCGTCCGATCGACGCGCCAAAGGGAGCGCTCGAAACCCGGTCGGACATAGACGCGCTGATCAAGGATCTTCGCGAACTCGACGATGGGGATGTCTGGATGCTGGGCGGCGGACGGTTGCAGATGGCTTTCATGGAGCGCGGGGCGCTCGACGAACTGGAAATTTACGTCATTCCCGAGATGCTGGGCGGAGGCGAACGATTGTTTCCGCCCACTGGCTTCCGGGCTTCCCCGCAACTCTTGTCCGCGGGGGAAATCAGCAAGGGATGCGTGCGCCTTCACTATCGCTTCGCATAAGGAAAGGGCCCCCGCGGGGCCCTTGTCTTGTCAGTGCTTGAGTGCCTTGCTGGCATTATCCTTGAGCTCACCAGCCTTTTGCTGGAGCTTGCCCTCGGCCTTGTCCGCCTTGCCCTCAGCCTGAAGCTTGGTGTTGCCGGTGAGGCCACCGACGGCGTCCTTCACGGCACCCCTGGCCTGCTTGCCGGCGCCCTTGACTTCATCCTTGTGCATGATGGTCTCCTTTCAAAGAAACTCATGCAAACAACGGGTTGGCTCCGATCCCAGTTCCGTTGATTTCTGATCACAGGTTAGTTTGTGATCGTCGGAACCGACGGCATTGGTCAAAGCGACCGCGGTCTGCTAGAGCGCGTGCCATGCCTCCCATGCCCACGCTCAAAGACTACTTCCCGCCGATGGATCCCTATCTCGACGTCCTGCACGTCGACGAAGACATCCTCGTGGTCAACAAGCAGTCCGGATTGCTCAGTGTCCCCGGCAAGGATCCGAGCCTCTGGGACTGCGTGGAATACCGCGCACGTCAGGCCTACCCCAGTGCGGGCATGTGTCATCGCCTCGACAAGGACACGTCGGGTGTGCTCGTTCTCGCGCTCAACAAGCGCGCGCATGGCCGCATCGGCAGCCAGTTCGAACACCGCAAGACCACCAAGAGTTATGTCGCGCGGGTCCATGGGATCATGGAAGAGGACAGTGGGCTCGTCGACCTGCCGCTGGCGACCGACTGGCTGAACAAGCCCCGCCAGCGCGTCGACCACGACCACGGTCGCTCCGCCCAAACCGAATGGAGCGTGCTGGAGCGCGAAACAAACGCCACGCGCGTTCATCTGGTCCCGCTGACTGGGCGCACGCATCAGCTCAGGGTTCACATGAAGGCCATCGGCCATGTGATTCTGGGGGATGCATTTTATGCCGAGGGCGACGCCCTGGCCGCTGCCGACCGGCTGCAGCTTCATGCGGCGGAGCTGGGCTTCACCCACCCCACGACGGAGGTGTTCACGACCTTCGTGGCGCCCACGCCATTCTAAGCCTCGCCGATGTAAGCCACTTCGATGCGCTGGAAAAGGCTGCCCTCTTTCATGGTGTCGAGCCAGCGGCGGAAATCGGCCACATCCTGGAAGCCCGCGCGCCGCGCATCGGCCTCGGTGACGTCAGCGGGAGACATGTCGGTGATCGACTTGATGGCCAGCAGCCCGACCTTGGTCTTGAGCGTGCCGCCCGGCTTGACCGTGGGCCGGTTCCAGCGCCGGAAGATGAGATCCACCTTGCCGGCCTTGATATCTTCGAGAAGATCGCGCTTGAGCAGCATCAGTCCAGCACCGCCGTTGCCGTGATTTCGATCCTGAGGCCCCTGGCCAGCAATTCCTTGACCACGACGGTGGCCCGCACGGGAAACGGCTGCTCGGTGAAATACTCGCGATAGACCGCGTTCATGCCCGCGGCATCGGCGCTGTCGACGAGGAAGATCTGCACCATGACGAGGTTGCGCAGCGTACCGCCGGCAGCGTGGAGCGCGATTTCAAGATTTTGGATGCATCGCCGCGCCTGCGCCTCGATGCCGCCAGCCACGATCTTTCCACTCTCGGGATCCTCCGCGATAGCCACCAGCCACAGGTGCCTGCCGGCCCGTACGGCATCGCTGATGGGCGCCGAGGACGGCGCGATACCGGTTTCGATGCGTTCGATCATGGGACCTCCGGGGAAGAATCGTCTGGGCAATTGTCTTGGGCCAAGCCTTGTGACAAACACGAGCAGCCGAGCCAAGCGGGCGTGGCGGAATTGGTAGACACAAGGGACTAAAAAGGCCGCCGCAGTTTTTCACTACATAGCGACAACGTCTTCACCATACCTCAAAGGCCCGCGAAAGCGGGCTTTTTGCTACGCCGCTGACGCAAACTAAATATTGTGATCTTACGGTGATGGACGTTCTGTGACTGAGCACCCGTTGGTCACATACCAAACTGGTGTGACCAATCCTGTGACCACCAAGGAGAATTTCATGGACCTCATAGCCGAGCAGGCCCGCATCCATCCTCGATGACCAACCTTTCGCGCGACCGCTTCGAGCGACAGAACACCAAGGCACGGCGGGTCGGTCAGGCCACCGTCGGAAAGACCGTCCAGTTCGTCATGGACGCCTCACTGCCCCCTTTGGCCAAAATGATCGAGGGATTCATGGTCGAGGCCAGTGCCAAGTACCGATAGCAGAGTGGATACAACCGGCGAGAAGCACAGTTTAGCCCCAGAGAACGTTCGCCAAAATTGCGAATGCAGCGACAACCATCGAACCGGCACCGACAACCAAAGATGCTCGTGCAGAACGGCCTTGGTCTTTCGATGTTTCGGCCTGCTCACGCAGAATGGTGAGGGACTTCTCGTTGAACTCGCGCTGTTCCTTCAACGTAAGCTCCAGCAAGCGAAGTTGTTCGGAATTGAAATTCCGCTGCTCTGCCAGGGCCAAATCTTGCAATCGGAGTTGCTCAGCGTTGAAAGCGGAGTTCGCTGCATTGGCTTCACGTTGGAGACCCAACTGACTTTCATTGAACTCCCGCTGCATCTCCATGAGGAAGCGGTGACGCGCGAGCTCCTTCTGATATGCCGCCTGACTGCCGGGCATCTCCCCAGCGGCTCCGCTGAAAATTTCATCTTCCGTCTTGAACTGAACGAGCACATCCGCCCCCCAAACGTTAACGACTTATCAACATATGGTGGCGGAACAAAACAGGTTCAAGAGGGCGGTGGTGCGGGCACCGGGGGTCGAACCCGGACGGTATAAACCGGCAAATTTTAAGTCTGCTGCGTCTACCAATTTCGCCATGCCCGCGCCGCTCCCTTCTACATGTCCAATAAGAAAAAGCGAGGTCCGATTTTGTGACCTAAACCTGTGACCGCTGTAACCGGCGGTGACCGCTGCTACCGATCGCGAACTCACCTGATGGCCCGCGAATGCTGGGCCCGAGCGAGCTGATTCTTGGTCACAACGGGACTTAAAATCCCTCGGCGCTAGCCTTGCGGGTTCGATTCCCGCCGCCCGCACCATCGCTAAGCATGCTGCAACTTTTCTTCGCCATGATGCCCCTGGCCCAATCCGGGTCGAGTTGTATCGAGTAAGGCGTAGTCATGGCGGCCCTTGAGATGGAAGTGGACACCTTCGACACCCCTCCAGGGACCGACCCCGAAACGCGCCAGTTCATCACCTTCAGCTGTGCCGGCCAGAATTTCGGCATCGACATCATGGCCATGCGGGAAATCCGCAACTGGTCGCCGGTGACCCCGTTGCCCGCCCAGAAGCCCGACGTCCTCGGGGTCATCGACATTCGCGGGCGCGTGGTGCCGATCCACGATCTGGCCCTGCGCATCGGCTGCGCGGCCGTGGTTCAGGAGCAGCGCGAGGGACAGGTGATCCTCGTGCTGAAGGTAGACGGCCACGACATGGGACTGCTGGTGGACAGCGTTTCAGACATCATCGACGTCAAGGCCGAGGACATGCTGGCCGTGCCGCAGGTCGAGGGCTCATCAGCGCGCTTCCTTGCCGGGATAGCCCGACAAGGCGATACCCTGGTGGCCATTCTCGACGCCGAAACCGTGCGCAGCCAGAGCGCCGATAGCACGGACAGCGCGAATGACGCCGAAGCGGGAGACTTCGTGTTCCTCGACGAGATCGCCGTCTGACCTCTAGGCCTGATCTGGAAAGCTGTCCTTGGTCCGGCCTACCTGCCTGGCCAGTTCGGAAAAGGGCGGCACGAAGCCGTCACCAACCCCATTGTTCGCCGCAGCGAGAATACGCGCTGCAAGCGCCACTGCATCCCGTTCCGCCGGGCTCAACTCTTCAGTCCGGTAGTCGCCCAGGGCCGTCTGCTCCGCTCGCCGCAGAGCGAGATCGACATCCTCCCGGCTGACGACACCCTTCCTGACCAGCAGGTCATTGATGGCGGCGACAGCCAGATAGAGACCTTCCAGTTGCAGGTTGGCGACATTCATCGCTTCGTCCCCCGATTTTCGGCATTGTCGGGCCGCTTCTGGGGGGCGCCGTCATGCACGGCAGGATTGGTGCCGACTCGGTCGCGTGGCGGTCGTGCACCGCCCGGACGCTCCTGGCGTTCGTAATGCTCCTCGCTGGAAGGATGCGGATCGTGCTCCGTCTCGGTGATATTGGTCTTGTTGCCCATGGGAAATCTCCGCGTCTGGTCCTTGAGCCAACCCTTGGAAGGCTCGGGGGTTCCAGCGCGGACGCAGGGACAGATCCGCCAAGGCGTCTGGTCAGTCGGTGCCGCCAGAGATGGGCGCCACATAGGCCACATCGAGATCCCAGGGGAAGAAGATCCAGGTATCCTGGCTCACCTCAGTGATGAATGTGTCCACCATGTCGCGACCCTTGGGCTTTGCATAGACAGTGGCAAAGTGGGCGCCGGGCAGCATGTCGCGCACGACACGCGCGGTGTTGCCGGTATCGACCAGGTCATCGACGATCAGAATCTTGCTGCCTTTCTTGGACAGCTCCAGGATCGACGGGCTGATCTCCTTGAGGATTTTGATGCCGCTCTGGTTCTGATGGTCGTAGCTCTTGGCGGCAACGGTTTCGACCGTGCGGATATTGAGCTCGCGCGCCACGATGGCAGCGGGCACGAGGCCACCGCGGGCGATGGCGACGACGGCGTCGAACGGACCGATGCTGGCCAGCCGCCAGGCCAGAGCCCGGCTGTCGCGGTGGAACTGGTCCCAGGTGACGGGAAAGGACTTCTGGTTGGGGTTGGACATTTTTCTGTCTCCTGGGGCAATGGTGTTCAGGTGCATAGGACGCCGAAGAGGCGCCGGTCAGTCTGCCTCGGGCGGCGCGATGCCCGCCTTGGCATGGGCGGCGGCGACCATGGCGCGAACCTTTTCGGCGGCTTCCGCCAGCCGGGCTTCGTCCGAGGCACGCAGGACCAGTTCGGTCATGACCCGGTCCTTGCCCATCTGCGGGTAAGATCCCATTTTCACATCCGGATATTCGGCCTGCAGCGCGCCCAGTGGCCCGCCGACCGTGCCCTCGCCCACGGCCGCCTTGACGGTCACGGAGCTGACCTTCTTGCTGCCCTTGAGTGTGGGCGCGAGCGCCTCGAGCATGGCGCGCATGATGACGGGCACGCCGGCCATGACATGGACATTGCCGATACGGAACCCGGGGGCCGCCGAAACCGAATTCACGATGAGGTCGGCGCCTTCCGGGATGCGGGCCATGCGCAGCCGCGCCTCGTTGACCTCGGTGCCGGTTTCCTTCCAGCGCGCCTCGAGCATTGCCCGCGCCTGGGCATTGATCGGCAGGGCGACGCCGAAGGCCTTGGCAATGGCATCGGCGGTGATGTCGTCATGCGTGGGGCCGATACCGCCGGACGTGAACACGTACGTATAAAGGGCGCGGAGCGCGTTCACCGCCTCCACGATATGATCCTGCTCGTCGGACACGACACGCACCTCGGTGAGGTCGATGCCCAGATCGGTGCAGAAATCGGCGACGGCGCCGATATTGACGTCCTTGGTACGGCCGGAGAGGATTTCGTCGCCGATGACGATCATACCGGCCGTTACGCGTGTGTCTTGCTGGGTCATCGGTGTTTTTTCCTGAAGGCTGTTGTGGATGCCTCTACGCCCGCGACGAGTCAACGGTTCACCGCCCTTCCCATCACCGGTTTAAGCTCCTATTTTGCCGGTTCAGGAGACAATTGCATGATTACCTATGTCGACGCCGCCACGAGAGCCCGCCGCACCGCCGGCGTCATTCCGCTGCATGGAGCGGAAGGCTTCGAGGGGATGCGTCGTGCCGGGGCGCTGACCGCCAAGGCGCTGGACGAGATCACGCCCTTCGTCGAAGCCGGAGTTCCGACCTCCACGATCGATCGCGTCGCATACGAATTTGCCCGCGATCACGGCGCAGTCCCCGCGACCTTGTTCTACAAAGGCTTTCGCCACTCGGTCTGTACGTCCATCAATCATGTCGTCTGCCACGGCATTCCGGACGAGCGGCCGCTCCGCGACGGGGATATCGTCAATGTCGACCTCACCCTCGTGGTCGATGGCTGGCATGGCGATTCAAGCCGCATGTATGCGGTAGGCGAAATCTCGCGCAAGGCCGAGCGGCTGATCGAAGTGACCTACGAATGCCTCGCGGCTGGAATTGCGGCGGCCAAGCCAGGGAACACGACCGGTGATATCGGCGCAGCCATCCAGACCATTGCCGAGGGCGAACGCATGAGCGTGGTCCGCGATTTCGTCGGCCATGGCCTCGGTCGGCTTTTCCATGACGAGCCCAATATTCTCCATTTCGGCACGCCTGGCGCCGGCGTGCCGCTCAAGCCCGGCATGATCTTCACAATCGAGCCCATGATCAATCTTGGACGCCAGCACGTGAAGATTCTCTCGGACGGCTGGACCGCCGTGACGCGCGACCGTACGCTCTCGGCCCAGTGCGAACATTCCATCGGCATCACCGAAACCGGCTGTGAGGTTTTCACGGAATCCCCCGGCGGCCTTTTCAATTCGCTCGCGAAACGGGCTGCATGATGCGTTCAAGGCCCGACGCATTCGCCGAGGCCTCCATGTCGGTCACGGCCGACGATCATGCAGGACATCGCCAGCGCGTGCGCGAACGTTTCCTGAAAGTAGGCGGCGACGCGCTCGAGGACTACGAACTGCTCGAGCTGGCGCTGCAGATGGTGGTGCCGCGCAAGGACACCAAGGCCCTCGCCAAGATGCTGTTGCGCGAATTCGGCACCTTCTCGGGGGTCTTCAACGCCAGTGCGGCGCGCCTGGAAAAGATCGACGGGCTGGGACCGACTTCGGTTGCGCACCTGAAAGTCATCCAGGCCGTCGCCGCGCGGTTCGGGCGTGACCGCATCGACAGCGAAAAGCCGATCCTGTCATCCTGGAGCCAGCTGATCGACTATTGCCACAGCCAGATGGCGTTCGAGAGCATCGAGCAGTTCCGAATCCTTTTCCTCGACAAGAAGAACCGGCTTATCGCCGACGAGGTCCAGCAGACCGGGACCGTGGATCACACACCGGTCTATCCGCGCGAAGTCATCAAGCGCAGCCTCGAGCTTTCGGCCACTGCCCTGATCCTCGTCCACAATCACCCGTCAGGGGATCCGACGCCGTCCTCAGCCGACATCCGTATGACGCGCGAGATTGCAGATACGGCCAAGCCGCTCGGCATTTCCCTGCACGATCACATCATTATCGGAAAATCGGGTCACGCTTCCCTGCGCGGATTAAAGCTGATCTGACGCCTCGCGGCGCAACAGGCGATCGCGCTGTTGCTTGAGCGCTCGTAGCGCACCCTTGATCCTGTCATTCGACTTCGCCTGTGCGCGCAGGCGCTGATAGCTGCGGTGAGCCAGCGCCACCGCCTTGCCGACGGGCGACAGGCCCACATAGTGATGGCGCAGCGGGATCTGCACATTGCACCAATGCCGCTTCTCGTCGGTATAGCCACACCCCATGTCGAATATGGCGATGCCCTGTCCGAACACGGTCTGCATGACGCGCAGCAGGCACTGCTTTCCCGGCGAGCCCCCCTGAATACGCTCGCAGTCGCTCATCGACGAAATCAGGCAGAACATGCGGTCGCCATGGACGACGTTGTATCGGACGGCGACGATTTCCCCATCGAGCCGCAGGGCGTGAAGGCGCACATCGACCCCGGACGACCGCTCCAATGCGGCGCTATAGAAGCCGATGAGATTTTCGGCGACGAACGGATCGTGGATGCCCTGCGCCCGGAAGCGGGCCGAGCGCTGCTCGAACATGATCGCTAGCGCTTTCTGCGCTTCGGCCGGATCGCTGATCTCCTCGAAATCAACGGCGCCCAGTGCGGCCAGACGGTCGCCCTGCTGGCGGTCGTGCTTGCGGCGCGAGCGGCTGCGCTGTTCGGCGTCACATTGCTCCCATGAGGAGAACTGAACGCGATAAAGCGTGTCGACGGCAAGACTGGATCCAAGCTGGTCGAAAAGCCCGTCCTGGCCGTCGACGCTGGCCGGTATCGAGCGCAGATAGGCCAACCCGGCGCCTTTGACGCTGCCGAGCATCTGGCGCCACAGCGCCGCCCTGCCCTCCGCGCCCATGGCCGCCAGCCGCGCCGTGTCGGCAACCGGCGCGTAGCAACCCGCATGCGAGCCGGGAAACCACGTGAAAACGCGGATGCCGAAGACGCGCTTGCGATGGAGCGGCAGGATGGCGATCGGTTCGCCGCCCACGCGGCCCACGACATAGACCTGGGAATCTTCCGGGATTTTGCGGTTCTCGACCCAGAGCCGGATGAAGTCGTAGTTCTGGCCTGGCGAGTCGATCGATGTGCTGAGCGCGCGCCAGGGCGCTTCTACATCCGCGATACGGTGATGCACGGCAACGGAAATGCACGCACTGCCTTCGGCGGCAACGACGGCCTTGTGCCATGCAAGTTCAATCTGGTCCGCCATCCCGGCGACCGGCAGACTATTCGCGCTCACGATTGTTCCGTGCCCCTCGCCGAAATCGATGCCAATCTGCCCACGCTGGGTAAATCGGTTCTGAATATCCCACAGCAAAACGCGTTGAGAGTTTCAAAACCGGCAGCAGGGTTAATCTCCCGCTACAGGCGCAGGCTGGCGGGCTCAGCCGAATTCGGCGAGCATCGGGAAGGTTTCGAGGAACCAGTAGGACAGCCGGGTAAAATCGCCGGTGATAAAGAGGATACCGGTCAGGACCAGCAGGCCGCCCATCACCTTTTCGACCACGCCCAGATGTTTTTTGAAATTCTGGAAGAAGGTCAGGAACGGGCCGATCGCAATACCGGCAAGAAAGAACGGAATGCCCAGGCCAAGGGAATAAAGGCCCAGCAGCGACGCACCTTCCCAGGCGGTATCCTTGCTGGCGGCCACGGACAGGATGGCCGCAAGTACGGGTCCGATGCAGGGGGTCCAGCCGATGGCGAAGGCAAGGCCAAGGAGAAAGCCACCAAGGGGACCGGATGCGGCGCCGGGCCCGTTATGGCGCAACTGGCGGTCGAGGATGCCGATGCGGAAGACGCCGAGGAAATGCAGTCCCATGGCGATGATGACGATACCGGCCACCGGCGTCAGGATCGGCAGCACCTGCCGAAAGACCTGTCCGAAGGCAGTGGCCGTCGCACCGAGGGCGACGAACACCACGGTGAACCCGAAAATGAAGAAGAGGGACGTCAGCGCAACCCGCGCCGTCAGCTTGCCGGGGGACCCAGAAACCGCTTCGGCACGCAGCTGGTCGTAGCTCGCCCCGCTCATATAGGTGAGGTAAGGCGGCACGAGGGGCAGCACGCACGGGCT harbors:
- a CDS encoding chemotaxis protein CheW, coding for MAALEMEVDTFDTPPGTDPETRQFITFSCAGQNFGIDIMAMREIRNWSPVTPLPAQKPDVLGVIDIRGRVVPIHDLALRIGCAAVVQEQREGQVILVLKVDGHDMGLLVDSVSDIIDVKAEDMLAVPQVEGSSARFLAGIARQGDTLVAILDAETVRSQSADSTDSANDAEAGDFVFLDEIAV
- a CDS encoding dihydrofolate reductase family protein, which codes for MARILGYIAASLDGFIVDDKGSLDWLFKYDDMDLGEHDYRVFIKRIRTVVMGRATYDWIAAESSPWAYGEQRTIVVTSRPIDAPKGALETRSDIDALIKDLRELDDGDVWMLGGGRLQMAFMERGALDELEIYVIPEMLGGGERLFPPTGFRASPQLLSAGEISKGCVRLHYRFA
- a CDS encoding cytochrome c biogenesis CcdA family protein; the encoded protein is MEISLPLVIGAGILSFLSPCVLPLVPPYLTYMSGASYDQLRAEAVSGSPGKLTARVALTSLFFIFGFTVVFVALGATATAFGQVFRQVLPILTPVAGIVIIAMGLHFLGVFRIGILDRQLRHNGPGAASGPLGGFLLGLAFAIGWTPCIGPVLAAILSVAASKDTAWEGASLLGLYSLGLGIPFFLAGIAIGPFLTFFQNFKKHLGVVEKVMGGLLVLTGILFITGDFTRLSYWFLETFPMLAEFG
- the radC gene encoding RadC family protein, which gives rise to MSVTADDHAGHRQRVRERFLKVGGDALEDYELLELALQMVVPRKDTKALAKMLLREFGTFSGVFNASAARLEKIDGLGPTSVAHLKVIQAVAARFGRDRIDSEKPILSSWSQLIDYCHSQMAFESIEQFRILFLDKKNRLIADEVQQTGTVDHTPVYPREVIKRSLELSATALILVHNHPSGDPTPSSADIRMTREIADTAKPLGISLHDHIIIGKSGHASLRGLKLI
- a CDS encoding CsbD family protein; translation: MHKDEVKGAGKQARGAVKDAVGGLTGNTKLQAEGKADKAEGKLQQKAGELKDNASKALKH
- a CDS encoding methylated-DNA--[protein]-cysteine S-methyltransferase encodes the protein MQVMTFETALGRFGIGWTDRGLARVLLPGDDEPTMLERLLWDGATVGEPDRAIGSLVDRIEDYAEGERVSFDDVALDFGAAPDFHRRAYDLLVKVRWGETLTYGDLARRLGDANLSRAVGRAMGANPIPLVVPCHRVLASNGKPGGFSAPGGAASKVRMLALEGVSIGAPVGQLSFGFS
- the map gene encoding type I methionyl aminopeptidase yields the protein MITYVDAATRARRTAGVIPLHGAEGFEGMRRAGALTAKALDEITPFVEAGVPTSTIDRVAYEFARDHGAVPATLFYKGFRHSVCTSINHVVCHGIPDERPLRDGDIVNVDLTLVVDGWHGDSSRMYAVGEISRKAERLIEVTYECLAAGIAAAKPGNTTGDIGAAIQTIAEGERMSVVRDFVGHGLGRLFHDEPNILHFGTPGAGVPLKPGMIFTIEPMINLGRQHVKILSDGWTAVTRDRTLSAQCEHSIGITETGCEVFTESPGGLFNSLAKRAA
- a CDS encoding RluA family pseudouridine synthase, which translates into the protein MPPMPTLKDYFPPMDPYLDVLHVDEDILVVNKQSGLLSVPGKDPSLWDCVEYRARQAYPSAGMCHRLDKDTSGVLVLALNKRAHGRIGSQFEHRKTTKSYVARVHGIMEEDSGLVDLPLATDWLNKPRQRVDHDHGRSAQTEWSVLERETNATRVHLVPLTGRTHQLRVHMKAIGHVILGDAFYAEGDALAAADRLQLHAAELGFTHPTTEVFTTFVAPTPF
- the gpt gene encoding xanthine phosphoribosyltransferase — its product is MSNPNQKSFPVTWDQFHRDSRALAWRLASIGPFDAVVAIARGGLVPAAIVARELNIRTVETVAAKSYDHQNQSGIKILKEISPSILELSKKGSKILIVDDLVDTGNTARVVRDMLPGAHFATVYAKPKGRDMVDTFITEVSQDTWIFFPWDLDVAYVAPISGGTD
- a CDS encoding competence/damage-inducible protein A, whose amino-acid sequence is MTQQDTRVTAGMIVIGDEILSGRTKDVNIGAVADFCTDLGIDLTEVRVVSDEQDHIVEAVNALRALYTYVFTSGGIGPTHDDITADAIAKAFGVALPINAQARAMLEARWKETGTEVNEARLRMARIPEGADLIVNSVSAAPGFRIGNVHVMAGVPVIMRAMLEALAPTLKGSKKVSSVTVKAAVGEGTVGGPLGALQAEYPDVKMGSYPQMGKDRVMTELVLRASDEARLAEAAEKVRAMVAAAHAKAGIAPPEAD
- a CDS encoding GNAT family N-acetyltransferase, translating into MSANSLPVAGMADQIELAWHKAVVAAEGSACISVAVHHRIADVEAPWRALSTSIDSPGQNYDFIRLWVENRKIPEDSQVYVVGRVGGEPIAILPLHRKRVFGIRVFTWFPGSHAGCYAPVADTARLAAMGAEGRAALWRQMLGSVKGAGLAYLRSIPASVDGQDGLFDQLGSSLAVDTLYRVQFSSWEQCDAEQRSRSRRKHDRQQGDRLAALGAVDFEEISDPAEAQKALAIMFEQRSARFRAQGIHDPFVAENLIGFYSAALERSSGVDVRLHALRLDGEIVAVRYNVVHGDRMFCLISSMSDCERIQGGSPGKQCLLRVMQTVFGQGIAIFDMGCGYTDEKRHWCNVQIPLRHHYVGLSPVGKAVALAHRSYQRLRAQAKSNDRIKGALRALKQQRDRLLRREASDQL
- a CDS encoding RidA family protein, with translation MIERIETGIAPSSAPISDAVRAGRHLWLVAIAEDPESGKIVAGGIEAQARRCIQNLEIALHAAGGTLRNLVMVQIFLVDSADAAGMNAVYREYFTEQPFPVRATVVVKELLARGLRIEITATAVLD